GGAGCTGGAAAGGATCCTCTCTTTGGAAGAGGGGTACAAGGTTCTTTTGGAGATGATGGAGAGGGCTAAAAGAAAAACCTCCCACCAGAGAGGTGAAGGAAGTTATTGATTTATTCCCCCGGTGCTAAAGATCTTTACCTTCACATCCACATCGATTTTCATGCGAGGATAGGAGCTTTTCCATTTTTCCCAACCCTGTTCACCTAGGTGGTGGGATCGGTAGAGGAGTCCTAAACCTAGGGGGTCTACATTATTTTTCTGGATTTTCTTGATTAAACGCTCCACTTTCTTCTTTAGCGTTTGCGTGGCCATCGATTCATACACCGGTAGATCTTTTTGAGTAGACTTGGCTTTCATCTCATTCAGTTCCCCTTCCAGTTGAACCTGGATCGTGGCGGTCTGCGTCCCGTTTTTATCCCCGGCCCATCGTTTTATTTTCGCATGGTTGGGACCAATGTTTAGAAAAAATTTCTTATTTCCTTTTTCAACAATAAATCCTGTCTGCCTTTTTTGGTACATAAGGAGATTTAATATTTCCGTCTCTTCCGGTGTAAGTTCTGTTACTGCTTTTTTCTTATCCAGGAGGACGACCTGGTTGATGATCGCCCCCTTATTTTTATTTTTCCGAATGATCGGCAGAACCGGATCAAGCCCCCGTTCAAAGAGACGGCGGGACAGGTCGAAAAGGTGGGTTGTGATAATATAAGGGGAGTTGGAACCGCTCTCTTCAAAGGCGAGGAAAAGGAAATTAAAAGGGATGTGTTCCGACTTTGGTTTGATCTTTAGAATGGAGTAGGCGTCCGGCCGCCCGACGCCTACGAGGGCAACCCGCTGGATCTCTTGTCTGCGCAAGAACCAGTCGATAAGGGAAGAGACCTCTTCTCTTTTTATCAACTTTTCTCCGAACAGAATCATTTTGGTATGGTTAAAATCGAGCTGTTTTTCCACCTTTGCGCCCAATCGTTTGACCGCCTCTCCGATGAAATCATTCTCTTCGCTGTAGATCTGGAAATCGCTTTCACCCGATTTGATGTCGGGATTCGGGATCGCTACTTTGAGAGTGATCAGGTATTTCTTCTCCTTTCCCGGGTCAATTCCCATGCCGACCACGAATCCCCGTTTATCAATATCCCGGAAGGCGCATGAGGAAAGGAAAAGAAGGGGGAGAAAGAGAAATAGGGAGAGATGGATCCGTAAGAGGTGCCCCATTTTTAACCTTCCTTTCGCATTCTATGATAGATCCAAAAGAGGACGAGGAGGATGCTAAGTTGAATCGGAAAGAATAAGTTGAACATGTTCTTTCCTAAAAGATAAAAATCTCTTTCATGGAAACGCTCATAGTAGAGATACAGGAGATAACCAAAAAGAATAAGAAATAAGATTGGCAGATGCCGCAACGTATTTTTCTTTTGCAGATTTTTTAATCCGATCATGCTTCGGATGAGATTTAAGACCACATGCCAATGAACCAGGGTAA
The DNA window shown above is from Thermicanus aegyptius DSM 12793 and carries:
- a CDS encoding Ger(x)C family spore germination protein; this translates as MGHLLRIHLSLFLFLPLLFLSSCAFRDIDKRGFVVGMGIDPGKEKKYLITLKVAIPNPDIKSGESDFQIYSEENDFIGEAVKRLGAKVEKQLDFNHTKMILFGEKLIKREEVSSLIDWFLRRQEIQRVALVGVGRPDAYSILKIKPKSEHIPFNFLFLAFEESGSNSPYIITTHLFDLSRRLFERGLDPVLPIIRKNKNKGAIINQVVLLDKKKAVTELTPEETEILNLLMYQKRQTGFIVEKGNKKFFLNIGPNHAKIKRWAGDKNGTQTATIQVQLEGELNEMKAKSTQKDLPVYESMATQTLKKKVERLIKKIQKNNVDPLGLGLLYRSHHLGEQGWEKWKSSYPRMKIDVDVKVKIFSTGGINQ